A window from Malacoplasma iowae encodes these proteins:
- the pgsA gene encoding CDP-diacylglycerol--glycerol-3-phosphate 3-phosphatidyltransferase: MDQLISNNNKIHKLFKINNIPNILTVFRILFIPLILVFLALDSNVIIYSFKISSINYQISLYDLLAGIFFILACITDALDGYLARKFNWISDFGKIWDPIADKVLTTSTFILLASQNITLWYLIVIMASRDTIVDAYRLTVAKKNIVVAANLFGKLKTIFQMFSLIILIIVFNNPIGLYSNDNLWQYYLVQNILVFICTILSVISGIIYIVQINNKIKLLKQQEENYDKQENN; this comes from the coding sequence ATGGACCAATTAATTTCTAATAACAATAAAATACATAAATTATTCAAGATAAACAATATTCCAAATATCTTAACGGTATTTAGAATATTGTTTATTCCTTTAATATTGGTCTTTTTAGCATTAGATTCAAATGTTATCATTTATAGTTTTAAAATCTCTAGCATTAACTACCAAATTAGTTTATATGATTTATTGGCTGGAATCTTTTTTATATTAGCTTGCATAACAGATGCTTTGGATGGTTATCTTGCAAGAAAATTTAATTGAATAAGTGATTTTGGAAAAATATGAGATCCTATTGCAGATAAAGTTTTAACCACATCAACATTTATTTTATTAGCTAGCCAAAATATTACTTTATGATATTTAATTGTAATAATGGCATCAAGAGATACTATTGTTGATGCATATAGATTAACTGTTGCTAAAAAAAACATAGTTGTAGCAGCTAATCTATTTGGTAAATTAAAAACTATTTTTCAAATGTTTTCATTAATCATATTAATAATTGTTTTTAACAATCCAATAGGTTTGTATAGTAATGATAATTTATGACAATATTATCTAGTACAAAATATCTTAGTGTTTATTTGTACAATATTATCAGTTATTTCAGGAATTATATATATTGTTCAAATCAATAATAAAATCAAACTTTTAAAACAACAAGAGGAAAATTATGATAAACAAGAAAATAATTAG
- the serS gene encoding serine--tRNA ligase yields the protein MINKKIIRENINLLKTGLEKRNAKIDLSEIEKTDKELLKITQEIEKLNEKRNSLSKQITNLIKENKKEEVEKIKNEVSTIKNEIDKLSENEKTLSDKLDYELSRIPNIPHSSVPIGKDETENVEIKKYLEPTKFNFKPLAHWDLAKKNDLIDFERSTKITGSRFVIYKENGSKLIRALQQFTLDLHAQSGYTEFSMPVIVNNQSLYSTGQLPKFKEDLFKLEDSNYFLSPTGEVQLTNFHRDEILDESVLPLRYTTSTINFRSEAGSAGRDTRGVIRQHQFYKTEMVNIAHPNNSYDVLEEMTLQAEKVLETLKLPYRRIVLCTGDMGFSSSKTYDIEVWLPSYNSYKEISSCSNCEDFQARRAMIRFKNKSTNKNELVHTLNGSGLAIDRLWAAVIENYQNEDGSITIPEALIPYFKKEKI from the coding sequence ATGATAAACAAGAAAATAATTAGAGAAAATATTAATCTTTTAAAAACGGGTCTTGAAAAAAGAAATGCAAAAATTGATTTATCAGAAATTGAAAAAACTGATAAAGAACTTTTAAAAATAACACAAGAAATAGAAAAATTAAATGAAAAAAGAAATAGCTTATCAAAACAAATTACTAATCTTATAAAAGAAAATAAAAAAGAAGAAGTTGAAAAAATAAAAAATGAAGTTTCAACAATTAAAAACGAAATTGATAAGTTATCTGAAAATGAAAAAACATTAAGTGATAAGTTAGATTATGAATTATCTAGAATTCCAAACATTCCCCACTCTTCAGTTCCGATTGGTAAAGATGAAACAGAAAATGTAGAAATAAAAAAATATCTAGAACCAACTAAATTTAATTTTAAACCACTAGCACATTGAGATTTAGCAAAAAAGAATGATTTAATAGATTTTGAAAGAAGTACTAAAATAACAGGATCAAGATTTGTTATTTATAAAGAAAATGGTTCAAAGTTAATTAGGGCTCTACAACAATTTACTTTAGATTTACATGCTCAATCAGGATATACTGAATTTTCAATGCCAGTAATTGTTAACAACCAGTCTTTATATAGCACTGGACAATTACCTAAGTTTAAAGAAGATTTATTTAAACTAGAAGATAGTAATTACTTTCTATCTCCAACTGGAGAGGTACAATTAACTAACTTTCATCGTGATGAAATATTAGATGAATCAGTATTACCATTAAGATACACAACTTCAACTATTAATTTTAGAAGTGAAGCAGGTAGTGCTGGTAGAGATACTAGAGGTGTTATTAGACAACATCAATTTTATAAAACAGAGATGGTAAATATAGCGCATCCCAATAATTCTTATGATGTTTTGGAAGAAATGACACTACAAGCTGAAAAAGTTTTAGAAACTCTTAAACTACCGTATAGAAGAATTGTTTTATGTACAGGTGATATGGGATTTAGTAGTTCTAAAACTTATGACATTGAAGTTTGATTACCATCATACAATTCATATAAAGAAATTTCTTCTTGTTCTAATTGTGAAGATTTCCAAGCTAGAAGAGCTATGATAAGATTTAAAAATAAATCAACAAATAAGAATGAACTTGTCCATACACTAAATGGAAGTGGTTTGGCAATTGATAGATTGTGAGCTGCTGTAATTGAAAATTATCAAAATGAAGATGGAAGCATCACAATCCCTGAAGCATTAATTCCATATTTTAAAAAAGAAAAAATATAA
- a CDS encoding lipoprotein 17-related variable surface protein, with protein sequence MKKNKLKILTFSSSVVSIIAGASLPLTINGVSNNFLSADKNIINNNDLNNNDNSSENKQESKQLVPFDFNESWPLLVQNTGPIVSYQNKISSLDWFSSTRWSIDLLEATFNNQKIFGDSPTFVKWTDRAFINWALDRSNNALWLLTNSIKNGGDVQKQKFIKIDSLNGTILDVKELSYKPAGENWMYYSISVLESGNIMAYGQGNDKWEQFDILDTKTGQVTQKFSNSGNIDKHIEDDIKTTGGGKGDVRSRFLFSIAKNMNILVLTNFGWNGGQQEKEKFGDIYFAFVDDEMNRIQTGTNDEWFYAKKMIERTDMGKLNSESDTFPKLVYKLPDGRILFSIYNKLYVFFPNETEKQKKPVYKEFDYGVKDDTTGKYLPVESWTTDTDNNVYAKFSNDSKIQKISISGSTLENTNINISTYYNIDGNNDETIKSNANNFVLYNVYGYSGQIMMLNPRKITNKQDMKPSEQTELDKKGIGIAVAITKNKNGEGGDSKGYLNTDKAFVKSADFNIDQSILKNKLPSEISRNDLTITEGGFLTNNNTIDQTTNQLKYKQFEKTKIDDDKNDTDNLVITANIDQIPWFVDNNVMPGNIPPLTITKSFKTGVKISERTTWKNVELDYDFKNTLPSKITPEDVQRFDPFSINITSQNTRIGETSYPRKTYEIGEKNDQNGTIVIKAKFEYLPIDVDANETNVKTQTFEKTYNVFKSSDTKSFNFVGSNGNGSEDIKNIPQLKNLSESNLLPSSFQANDPSSILKFINTDTSAGYPISKMNFSITPNDNLGTLTISGSLPPGYYPDGGNQTFTKTYEGLNKTRDYSFNVKQTNVGFDKKKFRPSEIDEQIVYGNFIDYKGFNSSDLSLDLIPNDEVGDLTIRVHLRSDYPNNIATQWGFKKTSNDFIREDKITGFKTNDEYKTQYEVKFIDDTSNKLDGIKKFTPKQIEQSIKSKENNKSNPELVINGEKITTEEKLAKAVIEKLGSSLPKKENLTSENFGYNIYYNDPNGEITVKLTFKGIEGTNGDLVFIQRYTGFAKGNQVTTDDILSFKTQSKLMSDNPTFKTTLPSELAKLLQDPNKKIEEIKKYISYFSGAYVTAIDEGKFTLEVTADDIYGYLTIKINFDKQIVTDPNSLLSYTTTYNGFATE encoded by the coding sequence ATGAAAAAAAACAAGTTAAAAATTTTAACATTTTCAAGTTCTGTAGTGTCTATTATTGCTGGCGCATCTTTGCCATTAACTATAAATGGTGTAAGCAATAATTTTTTATCTGCTGATAAAAATATTATTAATAATAATGATTTAAATAATAATGATAACTCATCAGAAAATAAACAAGAATCAAAACAATTAGTTCCATTTGATTTTAATGAATCATGACCATTATTGGTTCAAAATACAGGGCCAATTGTTTCATATCAAAATAAAATTTCATCTTTAGATTGATTTTCTTCTACAAGATGAAGTATTGATTTACTAGAAGCAACTTTTAACAATCAAAAAATTTTTGGTGATTCACCAACATTTGTTAAATGAACAGATAGAGCATTTATTAATTGGGCATTAGATAGAAGTAATAATGCTTTGTGACTTTTAACTAATTCAATTAAAAATGGTGGAGATGTACAAAAACAAAAATTTATAAAAATAGATTCTTTAAATGGAACTATACTTGATGTTAAAGAATTGTCATATAAGCCAGCAGGTGAAAACTGAATGTACTATAGCATTTCTGTACTAGAGTCAGGAAATATCATGGCTTATGGTCAAGGTAATGACAAGTGAGAACAATTTGATATATTAGATACAAAAACTGGACAAGTTACACAAAAATTTAGTAATTCAGGGAATATTGATAAACATATTGAAGATGACATAAAAACCACAGGCGGCGGCAAAGGTGATGTTAGAAGTAGGTTTTTGTTTTCTATAGCTAAAAATATGAATATTTTAGTATTAACTAATTTTGGTTGAAATGGTGGTCAACAAGAGAAAGAAAAATTTGGAGATATTTATTTTGCATTTGTTGATGATGAAATGAATAGAATTCAAACAGGAACTAATGATGAATGATTTTATGCTAAAAAAATGATTGAAAGAACAGATATGGGTAAATTGAATTCAGAATCTGATACTTTCCCAAAATTAGTTTATAAGTTACCTGATGGTAGAATATTATTTTCAATTTATAACAAATTATATGTATTCTTTCCTAATGAAACAGAAAAACAAAAGAAACCAGTTTATAAAGAATTTGATTATGGTGTTAAAGACGACACAACGGGTAAATATTTACCTGTTGAATCATGAACAACAGATACTGACAATAACGTTTATGCAAAATTTAGTAATGATAGCAAAATACAAAAAATTTCAATTTCAGGTTCTACTTTAGAAAACACAAATATAAATATTTCAACTTACTACAATATCGATGGTAATAATGATGAAACTATAAAGAGTAATGCAAATAATTTTGTTCTTTATAATGTTTATGGTTATTCTGGACAAATTATGATGCTTAATCCAAGAAAAATAACTAATAAGCAAGACATGAAACCATCAGAGCAAACAGAATTAGATAAAAAAGGAATAGGGATAGCTGTAGCTATAACTAAAAATAAAAATGGAGAAGGTGGAGACTCTAAAGGTTATTTAAATACAGATAAAGCATTTGTAAAATCAGCTGATTTTAATATTGATCAATCCATTTTAAAAAATAAATTACCAAGTGAAATTAGTAGAAATGATTTAACTATAACTGAAGGTGGTTTTCTTACAAACAACAATACTATAGATCAAACTACTAATCAACTAAAATATAAACAATTTGAAAAAACTAAAATTGATGATGATAAAAATGACACAGACAATTTAGTAATAACTGCTAATATTGATCAAATACCATGATTTGTTGACAATAATGTGATGCCAGGAAATATACCACCTTTAACAATAACTAAAAGTTTTAAAACTGGGGTAAAAATTTCAGAAAGAACAACATGAAAAAATGTTGAATTAGATTATGATTTTAAGAATACGCTTCCATCAAAAATAACACCAGAAGATGTTCAGAGATTTGACCCATTTAGTATTAATATAACTTCTCAAAACACTAGAATAGGTGAAACTTCTTATCCTAGAAAAACATATGAAATAGGTGAAAAAAACGATCAAAATGGAACAATTGTTATAAAAGCAAAATTTGAATATTTGCCTATTGATGTAGATGCTAATGAAACAAATGTTAAAACTCAAACATTTGAAAAAACATACAATGTTTTTAAAAGTAGTGATACAAAAAGTTTTAACTTTGTTGGTTCTAACGGAAACGGAAGTGAAGATATTAAAAATATTCCTCAACTAAAAAATCTAAGTGAGTCTAATTTATTGCCAAGTAGTTTTCAAGCAAATGATCCATCAAGCATTTTGAAATTTATAAATACTGATACATCAGCTGGTTATCCTATTAGTAAAATGAATTTTTCTATTACTCCAAATGATAATCTTGGAACGCTTACAATATCTGGTAGTTTACCACCAGGATATTATCCAGATGGTGGTAATCAAACATTTACAAAAACATATGAAGGATTAAACAAAACAAGAGACTATAGTTTTAATGTAAAACAAACAAATGTTGGCTTTGATAAGAAAAAGTTCAGACCATCTGAGATTGATGAACAAATAGTTTATGGGAATTTTATAGATTATAAAGGATTTAATTCTTCTGACTTATCATTAGATTTAATTCCTAATGATGAGGTTGGTGATCTAACAATTAGAGTTCATTTAAGATCAGATTACCCAAACAATATCGCAACTCAATGAGGATTTAAAAAGACTAGTAATGACTTCATAAGAGAAGACAAAATAACTGGCTTTAAAACTAATGATGAATATAAAACTCAATATGAAGTTAAATTTATTGATGATACTAGCAATAAATTGGATGGTATTAAAAAATTTACACCAAAACAAATTGAACAATCTATTAAATCAAAAGAAAATAATAAATCAAATCCAGAATTAGTTATTAATGGTGAAAAAATCACAACAGAAGAAAAATTGGCAAAAGCTGTTATAGAAAAATTAGGTTCATCTTTACCTAAAAAAGAGAACTTAACATCTGAAAATTTTGGGTATAACATTTACTATAATGACCCAAATGGTGAAATAACTGTTAAATTAACTTTTAAAGGTATTGAAGGCACTAATGGGGATTTAGTGTTTATTCAAAGATATACAGGTTTTGCAAAAGGTAATCAAGTTACAACTGATGATATTCTATCATTTAAAACACAAAGTAAATTAATGAGTGATAATCCAACTTTTAAAACTACATTACCTAGTGAATTGGCAAAATTATTACAAGACCCTAATAAAAAAATTGAAGAAATAAAAAAATACATTAGCTATTTCTCAGGTGCTTATGTAACAGCTATTGATGAAGGTAAATTCACTCTTGAAGTTACAGCTGATGATATTTATGGTTATTTAACTATAAAAATTAATTTTGATAAACAAATAGTAACTGATCCAAATTCTTTATTATCTTACACAACAACATATAATGGATTTGCAACAGAATAG
- a CDS encoding lipoprotein 17-related variable surface protein → MKKGKLKILTIASSIISVVTGVSLPLVINSKNQNFLSVGKNINNNDDFNNEMLRKNSDKSKELVPFDFNESWPLLVQNTGPIVSYQNKISSLDWFSSTRWSIDLLQATFEDKKIFGDSPRFVKWTDRAFINWALDRNKNILWLLTNSVVKGSNVEKQKFIKIDSLNGKILDVKELAYKPKNQNWMYYSISVLDSGNIMAYGQGNDNWEQFDILDTKKGEVNQKSSASGNIDKLIEEDIRKQKTNGDVRSRFLFSIAKNMNILVLTNFGWSEKSQDKKDFGDIYFAFVDDDMNRIQTGANDDWFNARKMIERTKMGNLNSESDTFPKLVYRLPDGRILFSIYNKLYVFFPSETERQNKPVFKEFDYGVKDNASNKYLPVESWTTDTDNNVYAKFSNDSKIQKITIHGNSLSTTSITTSTYYNIDGNNDRTIKKNANNFVLYNVYGYSGQIMMLNPRKINNKQNMKPWKQDDLNKNGTGIAVAITKNRNGVGGDSKGYLNTDKAFVKSADFNIDESILKNKLPSEIGRNDLTITEGGFLTNNNTIDKKTQQLKYKQFQKNKIDDENKNNSNNLEITANIDQIPWFVDNNVMPGNIPPLTITKSFKTGVKISERITWKNVELDYDFKNTFPSKITKEDVQRFDPFSINITSQITKVAGVSYPRKTYEIGNINDDEGTILIKAKFEYLPIDVDATMTNIKTQTFEKTYNVFKKNSPKNFNFVGSNGNNREDIKNIPQLKNLSQANLLPSSFQASDPSSILKFINTDTSTGYPISKMNFTITPNDNLGTLTISGSLPLGYYPDSENQTFSKTYIGLNKISDYNFNVRKNSLSFIKKNFRPSEINEQIVYANFIDYKGFNSSDLSLDLIPNDEIGELIIRVHLKSDYPNNIATQSSFRKNKGDFIRETKITGFKTNDEYKTQYELSFVNDNNHILDEIKKFTPKQIEQSIKIKENVESNFKLVINGQNITNEQQLAKAVIEKMGSSLPRKSDLNDENFEQEIYYNDPNGEITIKITFKNIEGVKSNLVFIQRFTGFAKGNQVTTNDILSFKTQSKLMNDNPNFKNTLPSQLAKLLNNNEKRIDEIKKYISYFSGDYIKAINLNKFNLEITPSDVYGYLTIKIIFDKEMVKNPDSLLTYTATYNGFATE, encoded by the coding sequence ATGAAAAAAGGCAAATTAAAAATTTTAACTATAGCGTCATCAATTATATCTGTTGTTACTGGTGTTTCTTTACCATTGGTTATAAATAGTAAAAATCAAAATTTTTTGTCTGTGGGTAAAAATATTAACAATAATGATGATTTTAACAATGAAATGTTAAGAAAAAATAGTGATAAATCAAAAGAATTAGTTCCTTTTGATTTTAACGAATCTTGACCCTTACTAGTTCAAAATACAGGGCCAATTGTTTCATATCAAAATAAGATTTCATCTCTAGATTGATTCTCATCTACAAGATGAAGCATTGATTTATTACAAGCAACTTTTGAAGATAAAAAAATATTTGGAGATTCTCCAAGGTTTGTTAAATGAACAGATAGAGCATTTATTAATTGAGCATTAGATAGAAATAAAAATATTTTATGACTTTTAACAAATTCAGTTGTTAAAGGTTCAAATGTTGAAAAACAAAAATTTATAAAAATTGATTCATTAAATGGGAAAATACTAGATGTTAAAGAATTAGCTTATAAACCAAAAAATCAAAATTGAATGTATTATAGCATTTCGGTTTTAGATTCTGGAAATATTATGGCTTATGGTCAAGGTAATGATAATTGAGAACAATTTGATATTTTGGACACTAAAAAAGGTGAAGTTAACCAAAAATCAAGTGCAAGTGGTAATATTGATAAATTAATAGAAGAAGATATTAGAAAACAAAAAACTAATGGTGATGTAAGAAGTAGATTTTTGTTTTCTATAGCTAAAAATATGAATATTTTAGTACTAACTAATTTTGGTTGAAGCGAAAAATCACAAGATAAAAAAGATTTTGGAGATATTTATTTTGCTTTTGTTGACGATGATATGAATAGAATTCAAACAGGAGCAAATGATGATTGATTCAATGCTAGAAAAATGATTGAAAGAACTAAAATGGGTAATTTAAATTCAGAATCTGACACTTTTCCAAAATTAGTTTATAGATTACCTGATGGTAGAATATTATTTTCAATTTATAACAAACTATATGTTTTCTTTCCTAGTGAAACAGAAAGACAAAATAAACCAGTTTTTAAAGAGTTTGATTATGGTGTAAAAGATAATGCAAGTAATAAATACTTACCGGTTGAATCTTGAACTACTGATACTGATAATAATGTTTATGCCAAATTTTCAAATGATAGCAAGATTCAAAAGATTACAATTCATGGAAATTCATTAAGTACAACATCAATTACTACTAGCACTTATTACAATATTGATGGTAATAATGATAGAACTATAAAGAAAAATGCAAATAATTTTGTTCTTTATAATGTTTATGGTTATTCTGGACAAATTATGATGCTTAATCCAAGAAAAATAAATAATAAGCAAAATATGAAACCTTGAAAACAAGATGATTTGAATAAAAATGGAACAGGAATCGCTGTTGCTATAACTAAAAATAGAAATGGTGTTGGTGGTGATTCAAAAGGTTATTTAAACACAGATAAAGCATTTGTAAAATCTGCTGATTTTAATATAGATGAGTCTATTTTAAAAAATAAATTGCCAAGCGAGATTGGAAGAAATGATTTAACTATAACTGAAGGTGGTTTTCTTACAAATAATAATACTATAGATAAAAAAACCCAACAATTAAAATATAAACAATTTCAAAAAAATAAAATAGATGATGAAAATAAAAATAATTCAAACAATTTGGAAATAACTGCTAATATTGATCAAATACCATGATTTGTTGACAATAATGTGATGCCAGGAAATATACCACCTTTAACAATAACTAAAAGTTTCAAAACTGGTGTAAAAATTTCAGAAAGAATAACATGAAAAAATGTTGAATTAGATTATGATTTTAAAAATACTTTTCCTTCAAAAATAACAAAAGAAGATGTTCAAAGATTTGACCCATTTAGCATTAATATAACTTCCCAAATTACCAAAGTAGCTGGTGTTTCATATCCTAGAAAAACATATGAAATAGGTAATATAAATGATGACGAGGGAACTATTTTAATTAAAGCTAAATTTGAATATTTACCAATTGATGTTGATGCAACAATGACAAACATTAAGACACAAACATTTGAAAAAACATATAATGTATTCAAAAAAAATTCACCAAAAAATTTTAATTTTGTTGGTTCTAATGGTAATAATAGAGAAGATATTAAAAACATACCACAGTTAAAAAATTTGAGTCAGGCAAATTTATTACCTAGTAGCTTCCAAGCAAGTGATCCATCAAGTATTTTGAAATTCATCAATACAGATACATCAACAGGCTATCCAATTAGTAAGATGAATTTTACTATCACACCAAATGATAATCTAGGTACACTTACCATATCTGGTAGTTTACCTTTAGGGTATTATCCAGATAGTGAAAACCAAACATTTTCAAAAACATATATAGGTTTAAATAAAATTAGTGACTATAACTTTAATGTTAGAAAAAATAGTTTAAGTTTCATTAAAAAAAATTTTAGACCTTCTGAAATTAATGAACAAATTGTTTATGCAAATTTTATAGATTATAAAGGGTTTAATTCTTCGGATTTATCATTAGATTTAATTCCTAATGATGAAATTGGAGAATTAATAATAAGAGTTCATTTGAAATCAGATTATCCAAATAATATTGCTACACAATCAAGTTTTAGAAAAAACAAGGGTGATTTTATAAGAGAAACTAAAATAACTGGTTTCAAAACTAATGATGAATATAAAACACAATATGAATTATCATTTGTAAATGATAATAATCATATATTAGATGAAATTAAAAAATTTACTCCTAAACAAATAGAACAATCTATAAAAATAAAAGAAAACGTTGAATCTAATTTTAAATTAGTTATTAATGGACAAAATATCACAAATGAACAACAACTAGCAAAAGCTGTTATAGAAAAAATGGGTAGTTCATTACCAAGAAAAAGTGATTTAAATGATGAAAATTTTGAACAGGAAATTTACTATAATGATCCAAATGGTGAAATAACTATTAAAATAACATTTAAAAATATTGAAGGTGTAAAAAGTAATCTAGTATTTATTCAAAGATTCACTGGTTTTGCAAAGGGTAATCAAGTTACAACTAATGACATTTTATCTTTTAAAACTCAAAGTAAATTAATGAATGATAATCCAAATTTTAAAAATACATTACCTAGTCAATTAGCTAAATTATTGAATAATAATGAAAAAAGAATTGATGAAATTAAAAAATATATTAGCTATTTTTCAGGTGATTACATTAAAGCAATAAACTTAAATAAATTTAATTTAGAAATTACTCCTAGTGATGTTTATGGTTATTTAACAATAAAAATTATTTTTGATAAAGAAATGGTTAAAAATCCAGATTCATTGCTTACTTACACAGCAACATATAATGGTTTTGCAACTGAATAG